One Cryptococcus decagattii chromosome 9, complete sequence DNA window includes the following coding sequences:
- a CDS encoding elongation factor 2, with protein MDKPTNIRNMSVIAHVDHGKSTLTDSLVSKAGIIASAKAGEMRFTDTRQDEIDRGITIKSTAISMYFPLDKDDVAEIKQKTDGNEFLINLIDSPGHVDFSSEVTAALRVTDGALVVVDCVEGVCVQTETVLRQSLGERVKPVLIINKVDRALLELQVSKEDLYQSFCRTIESVNVIISTYTDPALGDTMVYPEQGTVAFGSGLHGWAFSLRNFAGRYSKKFGVDKAKLMPKLWGDNYFNPKTKKWTKSSEAGVERAFNMFVLDPIFRLFDSIMNFKKDEIPKLLEKLEIKLTSEERDLEGKQLLKVVMRKFLPAGDSLLEMICINLPSPVTAQRYRVETLYEGPMDDESAIGIRDCDPKGPLMVYVSKMVPTSDKGRFYAFGRVFSGTVSSGPKVRIQGPNFVPGKKDDSVIKSIQRTVLMMGRSTEAIEDCPAGNIIGLVGVDQFLLKSGTLTTSETAHNMRVMKFSVSPVVQVAVECKNASDLPKLVEGLKRLSKSDPCVKTWMGDSGEIIVAGAGELHLEICLNDLENDHAGVPLRKSDPVVGYRETVTAESSMIALSKSQNKHNRLYVKAEPLGEELTRDIEEGKVAPRDDPKIRARYLADTYGWDVTEARKIWCFGPDTTGPNVFLDGSKAVQYMNEIKDSCVAAFQWATKEGGVAEEPMRGIRFNILDCTLHADAIHRGGGQIIPTARRVCYAAQLLATPAFQEPMFLVEIAVPESAQGGVYSCLNVRRGHVFSAEQRPGTPMYTLKAYLPVSESFGFNADLRAATGGQAFPQAVFDHWEEMNSNPTEVGSKANVLAVNIRTRKGLKPDVPPYDTYYDKL; from the exons ATGG ACAAGCCCACCAACATCCGAAACATGTCCGTCATCGCGCACGTCGACCACGGAAAGTCCACTCTTACCGACTCTCTTGTCTCCAAGGCCGGTATTATTGCTTCCGCCAAGGCTGGTGAGATGCGATTCACCGACACTCG TCAGGACGAGATTGATCGTGGAATCACCATCAAGTCCACTGCCATCTCCATGTACTTCCCTCTTGACAAGGACGATGTTGCTGAGATCAAGCAGAAGACCGATG GTAACGAATTTTTGATCAACTTGATCGACTCTCCTGGTCACGTTGACTTCTCCTCTGAAGTTACCGCTGCTCTCCGTGTCACCGACGG TGCCCTTGTCGTTGTTGACTGTGTTGAGGGTGTCTGTGTCCAGACCGAGACTGTGCTCCGTCAGTCTTTGGGTGAGCGAGTTAAGCCCGTCCTTATTATCAACAAGGTCGACCGAGCTCTTCTTGAGTTGCAGGTTTCCAAGGAAGACCTTTACCAGTCCTTCTGCCGAACTATCGAGTCCGTCAACGTTATCATCTCCACCTACACCGATCCCGCTCTCGGAGACACCATGGTCTACCCCGAACAGGGTACCGTTGCCTTCGGTTCCGGTCTCCACGGTTGGGCTTTCTCTCTCCGAAACTTCGCCGGCCGATACTCTAAGAAGTTCGGTGTTGACAAGGCTAAGCTCATGCCCAAGCTTTGGGGTGACAACTACTTCAACCCCAAGACTAAGAAGTGGACCAAGTCTTCCGAGGCTGGTGTTGAGCGTGCTTTCAACATGTTCGTCCTTGACCCCATCTTCCGTCTCTTCGACTCTATCATGAACttcaagaaggatgagatCCCCAAGCTCCTCGAGAAGCTCGAGATCAAGCTTACGTCCGAGGAGAGGGACCTCGAGGGAAAGCAGCTCCTCAAGGTTGTTATGCGAAAGTTCCTTCCCGCTGGTGACTCTCTTCTCGAGATGATCTGTATCAACCTCCCCTCTCCCGTTACCGCTCAGCGATACCGTGTCGAGACTCTTTACGAAGGTCCCATGGACGACGAGTCCGCCATCGGTATTAGGGACTGTGACCCCAAGGGTCCTTTGATGGTCTACGTCTCCAAGATGGTTCCTACTTCCGACAAGGGTCGATTCTACGCTTTCGGTCGAGTCTTCTCTGGTACCGTTTCTTCCGGCCCTAAGGTCCGAATCCAGGGTCCTAACTTCGTTCCcggcaagaaggatgacTCCGTTATCAAGTCTATCCAGCGAACTGTCCTCATGATGGGTCGATCTACCGAGGCTATCGAGGACTGCCCTGCCGGTAACATTATCGGTTTGGTCGGTGTTGACCAGTTCTTGCTCAAGAGCGGTACTCTTACTACTTCCGAGACTGCCCACAACATGCGAGTCATGAAGTTCTCCGTCTCCCCCGTCGTGCAAGTCGCCGTTGAGTGTAAGAACGCCTCTGACCTTCCCAAGCTTGTCGAGGGTCTCAAGCGTCTTTCCAAGTCCGACCCGTGTGTCAAGACCTGGATGGGTGACTCTGGTGAGATCATCGTTGCTGGTGCCGGTGAGCTCCACTTGGAAATCTGTCTTAACGACCTCGAGAACGACCACGCCGGTGTTCCTCTCCGAAAGTCTGACCCTGTCGTCGGCTACCGAGAGACCGTCACTGCCGAGTCTTCCATGATCGCTCTCTCCAAGTCTCAGAACAAGCACAACCGACTCTACGTCAAGGCTGAGCCTCTTGGTGAGGAGCTTACCCGAGACATTGAGGAGGGTAAGGTCGCTCCCCGAGATGACCCCAAGATCCGTGCTCGATACCTTGCCGACACCTACGGCTGGGATGTTACCGAGGCTAGGAAAATCTGGTGTTTCGGTCCCGACACTACCGGTCCTAACGTCTTCCTTGACGGTTCTAAGGCTGTTCAGTACATGAACGAAATCAAGGACTCTTGTGTTGCTGCCTTCCAGTGGGCTACCAAGGAGGGTGGTGTTGCTGAGGAGCCTATGCGAGGTATCCGATTCAACATCCTCGACTGTACT CTTCACGCCGATGCCATCCACCGAGGTGGTGGTCAGATTATCCCCACCGCACGACGAGTCTGCTACGCCGCCCAGCTCCTCGCCACCCCCGCCTTCCAGGAGCCCATGTTCTTGGTTGAGATTGCCGTCCCCGAGTCTGCCCAGGGTGGTGTTTAC TCTTGTCTTAACGTCCGACGAGGTCACGTCTTCTCCGCCGAGCAAAGGCCTGGTACTCCCATGTACACCCTCAAGGCGTACTTGCCTGTTTCCGAGTCCTTCGGTTTCAACGCTGATCTCCGAGCTGCTACTGGTGGTCAGGCGTTCCCTCAGGCC GTGTTCGACCACTGGGAGGAGATGAACAGTAACCCCACTGAGGTCGGAAGCAAGGCTAACG TGCTCGCTGTCAACATCCGAACTAGGAAGGGTCTCAAGCCCGATGTTCCTCCTTATGACACTTACTACGACAAGCTCTAA